GACGGCCGGGATCGAAAGGGGAAACAGCTGGCACTGTTATGACGAACACCGGTCCGGTGTGATTGCCGATCCCACGAGCTCGTCACTGGCTGCTGCCATGGCGGCAGCAGGCTCCGTGACTTTTGCGAGCCGCGAGGAGCTCGCCGACCTTGTTGCTTCCGAGCCTGCCGACAGCATTGCGCGCCGGGCCGCGCGCTTGGACGCCGCGTACGAGGATACGGAGCAGGAGCGTGCCAGTGCCGAATGTGCTCATCATGACCTGGAGTGCGTGTTGGCGGCGATACGGCGCACCGCCGAAGGAGCAGCACTGACCGAGGACGATCTCGTCCGGGTATTGCTTGCCCTGTCGGACAATCGTATCCGGGACGTCGCCCTGAGCACCGCGCTCACCGAGTGGGCAGGAGCTGCCGAACAGCTGTGGCTGACTCTTGTCCGCAAGGCCCCTCCGCCGGAAATGGCCGAGGTCGCAGCGCTGCTTGCCTTTTCCGCCTACCTGCGCGGCGATGGTGCGCTCGCGGGAGTCGCCTTGGAAAAGATCGAGGCGTCCCGCCCGGAACACCGACTGGGTGTTCTGCTCCGGCAGGCCCTCGAAGCGGGAATCCCGCCCTCCGAGGTCGCGATCATCGCCAAGGACGCAGCCGAGGACGCCCGGACACTCCTCGAAGAGGGCGGCTCTTGGTGAGCCCGCGTCTCAAGGCCTGCCTCGAGAGATCAATCCCGGTGATGCGCATGGGCGAACTCCCACGCATGTCGCACTATCGTGTCGAGCTCCGCTCGATGCGGCTGCCAGTTCAGCTCCTGCCGAGCCCGTTCACCGGAGGCGACCAGCGAGGCCGGATCCCCTTCGCGGCGCGGGGATACCCGGGCCGGAATCGGATGGCCCGTCACCTGGCGACACGTATCGACAACCTGCTTGACCGAGAACCCGGTTCCGTTGCCGAGGTTGTAGATCCGGTGCCTGCCGGGTTGGGCGAGCTCGAGCGCCCGCAGATGCGCATCCGCAAGGTCGGCGACATGAATGTAGTCACGCACACAGGTGCCGTCCTGCGTCGGCCAGTCATCCCCGAAGATCTGCACGTACTCTCGCTGCCCCAGTGCGACTTGCAGCACGATCGGAATCAGGTGTGTTTCCACGGCATGTCGCTCACCGTACGCACCGTACGCACCGGCGACGTTGAAGTAGCGCAGGCTCGTGGCGGCCAGCCCGTGCGCGGTCGCGTAGGACTCGATGGCGTGGTCCATGGCGAGCTTCGTGGCACCGTAGGTGTTCGTCGGCTGTGCCGGGGTGTCCTCGGGAATCGGAATCGTGTCCGGTTGCCCGTAGACGGCCGCTGTGGAGGAGAACACCAGTCGAGTGATCTCATGCTTGCGCATGGCCTCGAGCAGCCGCAGCGTCGTCACCACATTGCCGTGCCAGTACTTCGAGGGATCCTGCATGGATTCGCCAACCAGCGATTTGGCGGCGAAGTGCAGGACGCCGTCGAACCCCTCGGCCAGCAGGCTGTCCGCAACATCGGACAGCTCCGCCTCGACGAATCGGCAACCGCCGGGGACGGCGTCGGCGTGGCCGGAGGACAGGTCGTCGACCACCACGACCTCGTGCCCGGCCTCGCACAGCCGTGCCGCGCAGACACTGCCCACATAACCGGCCCCACCGGTCACCAGGAGTCTCACCCGTGTTCTTCCTTCCTCCGATTATCACCGCAGCTGGTTACTCTCCGCCATGGCGGGAGAACCCGGACGATCCTAGCGACGCACTTGATCACGCCCGGCACCGGAGGCCGGAGTGGTGGTGAACAAACGGGGCGCGGGCAATTCGTGATTTCGGAATGCTTCGAGGATCGTGCGCTCGATGTCATCGCGGTGTTCGGGATGTATCAACGCGATGGCGGACCCGCCGAATCCGCCCCCCGTCATTCTGGCGCCGACAGCACCGGACTCCAGTGCCGCGTCCACCGTGAGATCCAGTTCCGGGGACGAAACCCGGTAGTCGTCGCGGAGGCTGATGTGCGAGGCCGTCAGCATGGCACCGATCGCGGTGAGTTCGTTCGAGCGCAACTTGTCGACGGTGGCGAGTACACGATCGTTTTCGGT
This Haloactinomyces albus DNA region includes the following protein-coding sequences:
- a CDS encoding DUF4192 domain-containing protein encodes the protein MTTPLHSTVKLTDPGDVLAAIPHLLGFHPVDSLVVITVHAVPGSVRLGMSVRVDVPSPQDRHQLAEHLVKGPLSRHGADAVILAIVGGSGDPDTGSLDGDHGSAAPAAHRYGTGSNHRKFPHSELVGTLRDVLADAELPVVQAVWTAGIERGNSWHCYDEHRSGVIADPTSSSLAAAMAAAGSVTFASREELADLVASEPADSIARRAARLDAAYEDTEQERASAECAHHDLECVLAAIRRTAEGAALTEDDLVRVLLALSDNRIRDVALSTALTEWAGAAEQLWLTLVRKAPPPEMAEVAALLAFSAYLRGDGALAGVALEKIEASRPEHRLGVLLRQALEAGIPPSEVAIIAKDAAEDARTLLEEGGSW
- the galE gene encoding UDP-glucose 4-epimerase GalE; translation: MRLLVTGGAGYVGSVCAARLCEAGHEVVVVDDLSSGHADAVPGGCRFVEAELSDVADSLLAEGFDGVLHFAAKSLVGESMQDPSKYWHGNVVTTLRLLEAMRKHEITRLVFSSTAAVYGQPDTIPIPEDTPAQPTNTYGATKLAMDHAIESYATAHGLAATSLRYFNVAGAYGAYGERHAVETHLIPIVLQVALGQREYVQIFGDDWPTQDGTCVRDYIHVADLADAHLRALELAQPGRHRIYNLGNGTGFSVKQVVDTCRQVTGHPIPARVSPRREGDPASLVASGERARQELNWQPHRAELDTIVRHAWEFAHAHHRD